A single region of the Neotabrizicola shimadae genome encodes:
- a CDS encoding calcium-binding protein: MVLSALPTDPAAYPEGTVRELSSIFASALRDMGLLGEVKDPISTLWDGKGFGPMATILTKAAVSGEWTQDHFAKFLWILSEHPLAPSDRASYAFLKDAFVTDPVLSVFGAAGLTPKFFYGGGFDGADPGKLGHLLMEDFASLGQDGHAPEVTDGAPTLFHLAEGMVLDLALYKLFSDADGDGLTYRVEGGGDRLEWSIGEDGILRLAPGSAAAGTHDFVLYASDGTTEAAHKISVEVKDTEAGTRLMSADLKTVLGTAETLDDALAMVARSRAIDIRDQSAVGGGNHTVLADNLTLNAQSEIHASLSLGDAARVLTLRGLAHVSLTGNKLDNYVTASSGNDRIDALAGNDQLFGAAGNDSLDGGTGNDKLYGGEGDDWLLGGDGDDQLFGDMGSDYLRGGAGKDQATGGAGADVFEFVKGEGTFTIRDAVVGEDVIVLTGFAGLTDAATLHTQAIVQEFADFTRLTLGGEVLNLHGVTAADLTDKLFDFA; this comes from the coding sequence ATGGTCCTTTCCGCCCTTCCCACTGATCCGGCCGCCTATCCCGAAGGTACAGTCAGGGAACTGTCGTCGATCTTCGCTTCGGCCCTGCGCGACATGGGGCTCCTGGGCGAGGTGAAGGATCCGATCTCCACGCTGTGGGATGGCAAGGGCTTCGGACCAATGGCCACGATCCTCACCAAGGCCGCGGTCTCCGGCGAATGGACCCAGGATCATTTCGCAAAGTTCCTCTGGATCCTGTCCGAACATCCCCTCGCGCCTTCGGACCGCGCCTCCTATGCCTTCCTGAAGGACGCCTTCGTCACGGATCCTGTCCTGTCCGTCTTCGGTGCTGCCGGGCTCACGCCCAAGTTCTTCTACGGCGGCGGGTTCGATGGCGCCGATCCGGGCAAGCTGGGCCATCTGCTGATGGAGGACTTTGCATCCCTCGGCCAGGACGGGCACGCGCCCGAGGTCACCGACGGCGCCCCCACCCTTTTTCACCTCGCCGAAGGCATGGTTCTGGACCTCGCCCTGTACAAGCTCTTTTCCGATGCCGATGGCGATGGGCTGACCTACCGCGTCGAAGGCGGCGGCGACCGGCTGGAGTGGAGCATCGGCGAAGACGGAATCCTGCGCCTGGCACCCGGCTCTGCGGCGGCGGGCACCCATGATTTCGTCCTGTACGCCAGCGACGGCACAACCGAGGCCGCGCACAAGATCTCGGTCGAGGTCAAGGATACCGAGGCGGGCACCCGCCTGATGTCCGCCGACCTCAAGACCGTCCTCGGAACGGCGGAAACGCTGGACGACGCGCTGGCCATGGTGGCCCGGTCGCGCGCCATCGACATCCGCGACCAAAGCGCCGTCGGCGGCGGCAATCACACCGTCCTCGCCGACAACCTGACGCTGAACGCCCAGTCCGAGATCCACGCAAGCCTTTCGCTCGGCGATGCGGCGCGCGTTCTCACGCTGCGCGGCCTGGCCCATGTCAGCCTGACAGGCAACAAGCTGGACAACTATGTCACCGCCAGCAGCGGCAATGACCGCATCGACGCCCTTGCCGGCAACGACCAGCTCTTCGGCGCGGCCGGCAACGATTCCCTCGATGGCGGCACGGGCAATGACAAGCTTTACGGCGGCGAAGGGGACGACTGGCTTCTCGGCGGCGATGGCGACGACCAGCTTTTCGGCGACATGGGCAGCGATTATCTGCGCGGCGGAGCAGGCAAGGACCAGGCCACCGGCGGCGCCGGGGCCGATGTGTTCGAATTCGTCAAGGGCGAGGGCACCTTCACCATCCGCGACGCGGTCGTGGGCGAAGATGTCATCGTTCTGACCGGCTTTGCCGGGCTGACCGATGCCGCCACCCTGCACACCCAGGCCATCGTGCAGGAGTTCGCGGATTTCACCCGCCTCACCCTGGGCGGTGAGGTCCTGAACCTCCATGGCGTCACGGCGGCCGACCTGACGGACAAGCTGTTCGACTTCGCCTGA
- a CDS encoding cobyric acid synthase — translation MPALMIQGAGSNVGKSLIVAGLCRLALRRGLSVAPFKPQNMSNNAAVTVDGGEIGRAQALQARAAGLEPVVDMNPVLLKPESEVGSQVIVQGRRLTTVKARDYAALKSSLMAPVLESFHRLKAAHDLVIVEGAGSPAEVNLRAGDIANMGFARAADVPVVLVGDIDRGGVIAQLVGTQAVLYPDDTAMVKGFLINKFRGDPRLFDEGYRLIADRTGWPGFGVLPWFAGASRLPAEDGLDLASRRREGAAKVVCLAFPRIANFDDLDPLAAEPGVDLVMLRPGEPIPGDARLVILPGSKSTRADLSALRAAGWDIDLAAHLRRGGHVLGLCGGYQMLGTVIDDPEGIEGPAGMTPGLGLLDVQTVMSPDKRLARVQATHAASGLAVEGYEIHIGRTEGPDRARPFAHVAGQPEGAVSVDGRVTGSYLHGMFAADAFRAAFLARLEIAGGNTAFEAGVEAALDDLADHLAAHADVDGLLALAR, via the coding sequence ATGCCCGCGCTGATGATCCAGGGGGCCGGCTCGAATGTCGGCAAGTCGCTGATCGTGGCGGGGCTTTGCCGCCTTGCGCTGCGGCGGGGCCTGTCGGTGGCGCCGTTCAAGCCGCAGAACATGTCGAACAATGCTGCCGTGACGGTGGACGGGGGCGAGATCGGCCGGGCGCAGGCGTTGCAGGCGCGGGCGGCGGGGCTGGAGCCCGTGGTGGACATGAACCCGGTGCTGCTGAAGCCGGAATCCGAGGTGGGCAGCCAGGTCATCGTGCAGGGGCGGCGGCTGACCACGGTGAAGGCGCGCGACTATGCGGCTCTGAAGTCCAGTCTGATGGCGCCGGTGCTGGAGAGTTTCCACCGCCTGAAGGCCGCGCATGACCTGGTGATCGTGGAGGGTGCGGGCAGTCCGGCCGAGGTGAACCTGCGCGCGGGCGACATTGCCAACATGGGCTTTGCAAGGGCGGCGGATGTGCCCGTGGTGTTGGTGGGCGACATCGACCGTGGCGGTGTGATCGCGCAGCTTGTGGGGACGCAGGCCGTTCTTTACCCGGATGACACTGCGATGGTGAAGGGATTTCTGATCAACAAGTTCCGGGGCGATCCTCGCCTGTTCGATGAAGGATACCGTCTGATCGCTGACCGCACCGGATGGCCTGGCTTCGGCGTGCTGCCGTGGTTTGCTGGCGCGTCGCGCCTGCCGGCCGAGGACGGGCTGGACCTGGCCTCGCGCCGGCGCGAGGGGGCGGCCAAGGTGGTCTGCCTCGCCTTCCCGCGCATCGCCAATTTCGACGACCTCGATCCGCTGGCGGCCGAACCGGGGGTGGATCTTGTGATGCTGCGGCCGGGCGAGCCCATTCCGGGCGATGCGCGGCTGGTGATCCTGCCGGGGTCGAAATCCACCCGTGCCGACCTGTCTGCCTTGCGTGCGGCCGGCTGGGACATCGACCTTGCCGCCCATCTGCGCCGGGGCGGGCATGTGCTGGGGCTGTGTGGCGGGTATCAGATGCTGGGGACAGTGATCGACGACCCCGAGGGGATCGAGGGCCCTGCAGGCATGACGCCGGGGCTGGGGCTGCTGGACGTGCAGACGGTGATGAGCCCCGACAAGCGGCTGGCGCGGGTGCAGGCGACCCATGCGGCCAGCGGGCTGGCGGTGGAGGGCTACGAGATTCACATCGGGCGCACCGAGGGGCCGGACCGAGCGCGCCCCTTTGCCCATGTCGCGGGCCAGCCCGAGGGCGCGGTATCGGTGGATGGCCGGGTGACGGGCAGCTATCTGCACGGCATGTTCGCCGCCGATGCCTTCCGCGCAGCCTTTCTGGCCAGGCTGGAGATTGCCGGCGGCAATACCGCCTTCGAGGCGGGAGTCGAGGCGGCGCTGGATGATCTTGCGGATCATCTGGCCGCCCACGCGGATGTGGACGGCCTCCTTGCCCTGGCGCGATAG
- a CDS encoding lytic transglycosylase domain-containing protein → MRKAWGVVCAVAVAVGGPSVAMAEGITLSGSSSRAALFKSQTKLLDGRLSVQYEGSVRLKPVTEKSAADGKLPTYRGNYKGEYLEVAKSAARKHGVPEDLFLRLVQQESGWNPGAVSVKGATGLAQLMPGTADLLGVDETNPHENLDGGARYLRMMYDKFGSWRLALAAYNAGPQAVENAGGVPDYEETITYVAAILE, encoded by the coding sequence ATGCGGAAAGCATGGGGTGTGGTCTGCGCTGTGGCAGTCGCGGTCGGTGGGCCGTCTGTTGCCATGGCAGAGGGGATCACGCTCTCGGGCTCTTCCTCGCGCGCGGCACTGTTCAAGAGCCAGACCAAGCTGCTGGATGGCCGGCTTTCGGTGCAATACGAAGGTTCTGTGCGGCTGAAGCCCGTGACGGAAAAGTCGGCGGCGGATGGCAAGTTGCCGACGTACCGCGGCAACTACAAGGGCGAGTACCTGGAGGTTGCCAAGTCGGCGGCGCGCAAGCATGGCGTGCCGGAAGATCTGTTCCTTCGGCTGGTGCAGCAGGAAAGCGGCTGGAATCCGGGGGCGGTCTCGGTGAAGGGCGCCACGGGTCTGGCGCAGCTGATGCCGGGGACGGCCGATCTCTTGGGCGTGGACGAGACCAACCCGCACGAGAACCTGGACGGCGGGGCGCGCTATCTGCGCATGATGTACGACAAGTTCGGGTCGTGGAGGCTGGCGCTGGCCGCCTACAATGCCGGGCCGCAGGCCGTGGAAAACGCGGGCGGCGTGCCGGACTACGAAGAAACCATCACCTACGTAGCCGCCATCCTGGAGTGA
- the ssb gene encoding single-stranded DNA-binding protein → MAGSVNKVIIVGNLGRDPEVRSFQNGGKVVNLRIATSETWRDRNSGERKERTEWHSVAIFSEPLAKIAEQYLKKGSKVYIEGALETRKWQDQSGQDRYTTEIVLRPYRGELTLLDGRDGGGGGGGGGMDDRGGYDDYGSGPSGGGGSRGGYGGGSSSGGSSSGGFGGGAGGGRASDMDDEIPF, encoded by the coding sequence ATGGCAGGCTCGGTCAACAAGGTCATCATCGTGGGCAACCTCGGCCGCGACCCGGAGGTCCGAAGCTTCCAGAACGGCGGCAAGGTGGTGAACCTGCGCATCGCCACCTCGGAAACCTGGCGCGACCGCAACTCGGGCGAGCGCAAGGAACGCACCGAATGGCACTCGGTCGCCATCTTCTCGGAACCGCTGGCGAAGATCGCCGAGCAGTATCTGAAGAAGGGATCCAAGGTCTACATCGAAGGCGCCCTGGAAACCCGCAAGTGGCAGGATCAGTCGGGCCAGGACCGCTACACCACGGAAATCGTGCTGCGCCCCTACCGGGGGGAACTCACCCTGCTTGATGGCCGTGACGGCGGCGGCGGCGGCGGTGGCGGCGGCATGGACGACCGCGGCGGCTATGACGACTATGGCAGCGGCCCCTCGGGCGGCGGCGGGTCGCGCGGCGGTTACGGCGGCGGGTCCTCTTCGGGTGGCTCGTCCTCGGGCGGCTTCGGCGGCGGCGCGGGCGGTGGCCGCGCCAGCGACATGGACGACGAAATCCCGTTCTGA
- a CDS encoding SUF system Fe-S cluster assembly protein has protein sequence MDTTVEGAPLIRPSSTDHPLYDSVVEACRTVFDPEIPVNIYDLGLVYTIDISPENAVEITMTLTAPGCPVAGEMPGWVASAVEPIPGVKEVDVQMTFDPPWGMDMMSDEARLELGFM, from the coding sequence ATGGATACCACTGTCGAAGGCGCGCCGCTGATCCGGCCCTCCTCCACCGATCATCCGCTTTACGACAGTGTGGTCGAAGCCTGCCGCACGGTGTTCGACCCCGAAATCCCGGTCAACATCTATGACCTCGGCCTTGTCTATACCATCGACATCAGCCCCGAGAATGCCGTCGAAATCACCATGACCCTGACCGCGCCGGGCTGCCCCGTGGCCGGCGAAATGCCTGGCTGGGTTGCAAGCGCGGTGGAACCGATCCCCGGTGTGAAGGAGGTCGATGTCCAGATGACCTTCGATCCGCCCTGGGGCATGGACATGATGTCCGACGAAGCCCGTCTGGAACTGGGCTTCATGTAA
- a CDS encoding HesB/IscA family protein — translation MFGIPGKQAVTLTPSAAKQIARLMARDGRQGLRIGVKKGGCAGMEYTMDYVSEVNPLDEVVEQDGARVLIAPMAQMFLIGTEIDYETTLLESKFTFRNPNVAEACGCGESIKFKDQPAA, via the coding sequence ATGTTCGGCATTCCCGGCAAGCAGGCCGTGACCCTTACCCCGTCCGCGGCAAAGCAGATCGCCCGCCTGATGGCGCGCGATGGCCGGCAGGGCCTGCGCATCGGCGTGAAGAAGGGCGGCTGTGCCGGCATGGAATACACCATGGACTATGTGTCCGAGGTGAACCCGCTGGACGAGGTGGTGGAACAGGATGGCGCTCGTGTGCTGATCGCGCCCATGGCGCAGATGTTCCTCATCGGGACCGAGATCGACTACGAGACGACGCTCCTGGAATCGAAGTTCACCTTCCGCAACCCGAACGTGGCCGAAGCCTGCGGCTGCGGCGAGTCGATCAAGTTCAAGGACCAGCCGGCCGCCTGA
- the tpiA gene encoding triose-phosphate isomerase produces MRKLAAGNWKMNGLALSLPEARDLGRMFPSPACDILICPPATLIAQMVWTVQGSPVKVGGQDCHTKVSGAHTGDISAAMLKDAGASAVILGHSERRTDHGETDALVKAKAEAALAAGLIAIVCVGETEAQRDAGTTLDVVGAQIDGSLPEGATAANLVIAYEPVWAIGTGRTPTIAEIAKVHAFIRDRLTRHMGADAAGVRLLYGGSVKPSNATEIFAVPNVDGALVGGASLKAEDFGKIVAALSAAA; encoded by the coding sequence ATGCGCAAGCTCGCCGCCGGGAACTGGAAGATGAACGGGCTCGCCCTGTCCCTGCCCGAGGCCCGCGACCTGGGCCGCATGTTCCCCAGCCCGGCCTGCGATATCCTGATCTGCCCTCCCGCCACGCTGATCGCCCAGATGGTCTGGACGGTGCAGGGTTCGCCGGTGAAGGTCGGCGGCCAGGACTGCCATACCAAGGTTTCCGGCGCGCATACCGGCGACATCTCGGCCGCCATGCTGAAGGATGCCGGGGCCAGCGCGGTGATCCTGGGCCATTCCGAACGCCGCACGGACCACGGTGAAACCGACGCGCTGGTGAAGGCCAAGGCCGAAGCCGCCCTGGCCGCGGGCCTCATCGCCATCGTCTGCGTGGGCGAGACCGAAGCGCAGCGCGATGCCGGCACCACGCTGGATGTGGTGGGCGCGCAGATCGACGGCTCGCTTCCCGAAGGCGCAACCGCCGCCAACCTCGTCATCGCGTATGAACCCGTCTGGGCCATCGGCACGGGCCGCACCCCCACAATCGCCGAAATCGCCAAGGTCCACGCCTTCATCCGCGACCGGTTGACGCGCCACATGGGGGCAGACGCGGCGGGGGTGCGCCTGCTCTATGGCGGTTCGGTGAAGCCCTCGAACGCGACCGAGATCTTCGCGGTGCCGAATGTCGATGGCGCGCTGGTCGGCGGGGCCAGCCTCAAGGCCGAGGATTTCGGCAAGATCGTCGCCGCTCTGTCCGCCGCCGCCTGA
- a CDS encoding DMT family transporter: MTAQLTPSAPANGLLAANLICMGSMLIWAAGLPAADLIIPLMPGDQLTALRMGLAALALLPLWALLDGPGALFRVNWVKGIAVGAMIGFGAWLLILGQARGGAVTAAVISSTLPVVGIALEVALDGRRVTAGLIVGLVLSLIGGMMALDFKGGMSMGMGALLCFGSVVSFAVGSRLTVTAFPALTPTGRTALTITGAALATCAVALAGIALGTPAPDLSGWGWQEAGALLLFSVGSLGLSQLMWIMSVERLGIGLSALHINAAPFYVMIILFAFGAPWNWPQAGAAALVGLGVLLAQGIIPLGRRA; encoded by the coding sequence ATGACCGCACAACTGACCCCCTCCGCCCCGGCGAACGGCCTGCTCGCCGCAAACCTGATCTGCATGGGCTCCATGCTGATCTGGGCTGCCGGTCTGCCCGCCGCCGACCTCATCATCCCGCTTATGCCCGGCGACCAGCTGACCGCTCTGCGCATGGGGCTGGCCGCGCTGGCGCTGCTGCCGCTTTGGGCGCTGCTGGACGGGCCGGGCGCGCTGTTCCGAGTGAACTGGGTCAAGGGAATAGCGGTCGGCGCGATGATCGGCTTCGGCGCCTGGCTTCTGATCCTGGGCCAGGCCCGCGGCGGCGCCGTGACGGCCGCCGTGATCTCGTCCACCCTGCCGGTGGTCGGCATCGCGCTGGAGGTTGCGCTGGATGGCCGCCGCGTCACCGCCGGGCTGATCGTCGGCCTGGTGCTGTCGCTGATCGGCGGCATGATGGCGCTGGATTTCAAGGGCGGCATGTCGATGGGCATGGGCGCGCTTCTGTGCTTCGGCTCGGTCGTCTCCTTCGCCGTGGGTTCGCGCCTGACGGTCACCGCCTTTCCCGCCCTCACCCCCACGGGCCGCACCGCGCTGACCATCACCGGCGCGGCGCTGGCCACCTGTGCCGTGGCGCTGGCCGGCATCGCGCTTGGCACCCCTGCGCCTGATCTTTCGGGCTGGGGCTGGCAGGAGGCGGGCGCGCTTCTTCTGTTCTCGGTCGGCTCGCTTGGCCTCAGCCAGCTCATGTGGATCATGTCGGTCGAGCGCCTTGGCATCGGGCTTTCGGCCCTGCACATCAACGCCGCCCCCTTCTATGTCATGATCATCCTCTTTGCTTTCGGCGCGCCCTGGAACTGGCCGCAGGCCGGGGCCGCCGCCCTTGTCGGCCTGGGCGTCCTTCTTGCCCAAGGCATCATTCCGCTTGGACGCCGCGCATGA
- a CDS encoding cytochrome P450, which yields MKTLSQSATEPAFVQNPYPFYESARAAGPFFHWAEYGMACTGNWAAVNAILRDRRFGREAPPEKAPAIPDHLAPFYAVEAHSMLELEPPRHTRLRSLVLRAFTSRRIAALAPEIETLSHELIETFPAGKVDLLQHFGQKLPVIIIARLLGVPEAMAPDLLSWSNAMVGMYMAGRTRATEDRAVAATEAFVAFMRSYVEERRARPADDLITHLIAAEEAGDRLTTDELITTCILLLNAGHEATVHTIGNGVKTLLQTATPRALISPDTIEPTVEEILRFDPALHLFTRWAYEDVEVMGQTFSRGEQVGLLLAAANRDPGQWEDPARFRPDRPAKPNATFGAGLHFCVGAPLARLELQIALPILFARLPNLSLAEAPEYADVYHFHGLKRLLVSA from the coding sequence ATGAAGACCCTTTCCCAATCCGCCACCGAACCCGCCTTCGTCCAGAACCCCTATCCGTTCTACGAATCCGCGCGCGCCGCCGGCCCCTTCTTCCACTGGGCCGAATACGGGATGGCCTGCACCGGCAACTGGGCCGCGGTGAACGCCATCCTGCGCGACCGCCGCTTCGGCCGCGAGGCCCCGCCGGAGAAGGCACCGGCCATCCCAGACCACTTGGCGCCGTTCTACGCGGTCGAAGCCCATTCCATGCTGGAGCTGGAGCCGCCGCGCCACACCCGCCTGCGCAGCCTGGTGCTGCGCGCCTTTACCTCGCGCCGCATCGCCGCGCTTGCGCCCGAGATCGAGACGCTGAGCCATGAGCTCATCGAAACCTTCCCCGCGGGGAAGGTCGACCTGCTCCAACACTTCGGCCAGAAGCTGCCCGTCATCATCATCGCCCGCCTTCTGGGCGTGCCCGAGGCGATGGCGCCGGACCTTCTGTCCTGGTCCAACGCCATGGTCGGCATGTACATGGCCGGCCGCACCCGCGCGACCGAGGACCGCGCCGTCGCCGCGACCGAGGCTTTCGTCGCCTTCATGCGGTCTTATGTCGAGGAACGCCGGGCAAGGCCGGCCGACGACCTCATCACCCACCTCATCGCCGCCGAAGAAGCCGGCGACCGCCTCACCACCGACGAGCTGATCACCACCTGCATTCTTCTGTTGAACGCCGGGCACGAGGCGACCGTGCACACCATCGGCAACGGTGTGAAGACGCTTCTGCAAACCGCCACGCCCCGCGCCCTGATCTCGCCCGACACGATCGAACCCACGGTCGAGGAGATCCTCCGCTTCGACCCGGCCCTGCATCTCTTCACCCGGTGGGCCTATGAAGATGTCGAGGTCATGGGCCAGACCTTCAGCCGGGGCGAGCAGGTGGGCCTTCTGCTGGCCGCCGCCAACCGCGACCCCGGTCAATGGGAAGACCCCGCCCGCTTCCGCCCCGACCGGCCGGCCAAGCCAAACGCCACCTTCGGCGCGGGGCTGCACTTCTGCGTCGGTGCGCCGCTCGCCCGGCTGGAACTGCAGATCGCCCTGCCGATCCTCTTTGCCCGCCTGCCGAACCTGAGCCTGGCCGAGGCACCGGAATATGCCGATGTCTACCACTTCCACGGGCTGAAGCGGCTTCTGGTCAGCGCCTGA
- a CDS encoding alpha-amylase family glycosyl hydrolase produces the protein MTQVMQKSADWWRGAVIYQIYPRSFMDSNGDGVGDLAGITERLDHIAGLGADAIWISPFFTSPMKDFGYDVSDYCDVDPLFGSLADFDRLVARAHELGLMVMIDLVLSHTSDKHPWFAESRRSRTGPKADWYVWADPKPDGTPPNNWLSVFGGSAWAWDARREQYYLHNFLTSQPDLNLHHMPVQDALLDVARFWLARGVDGFRLDTINFYFADKYLRDNPSLPEPLRNDSIAPKVNPYNHQIHLFSKNQPENLEFLKRFRAVLNPTNAAAVGEVGDAQRGLEIMAEYTSGGDKVQMCYPFELLQPKRATAEVVGETFARLAKTAPDAWPCWSYSNHDTVRHVTRWGLSDAGARAYTTLLMCLRGSVCLYQGEELGLPEAELAYEDLQDPYGIEFWPEFKGRDGARTPMPWAGDNALAGFSAGEKAWLPVTAPHRALSVAAEAGDPGSMLAHYRRALAFRRAHPALRDGAQEAMAVSGDVVSFRRARGDEELFCAFNLGDGPAEVALPAGDWRVVGTELGSATPEGGRARLAGWGCCLARRV, from the coding sequence ATGACCCAGGTGATGCAGAAATCCGCCGACTGGTGGCGGGGTGCGGTGATCTATCAGATCTACCCGCGCAGCTTCATGGATTCGAACGGCGATGGCGTCGGCGACCTGGCCGGTATCACCGAACGGCTGGACCACATCGCCGGGCTGGGGGCCGATGCCATCTGGATCAGCCCGTTCTTCACCTCGCCGATGAAGGACTTCGGCTATGACGTAAGCGACTATTGCGACGTCGATCCGCTGTTCGGTAGCCTGGCCGACTTTGACCGGCTGGTGGCGCGGGCGCATGAACTGGGCCTGATGGTGATGATCGACCTGGTGCTGTCGCATACCTCGGACAAGCACCCCTGGTTCGCCGAATCACGGCGCAGCCGGACGGGGCCGAAAGCGGATTGGTATGTCTGGGCCGACCCGAAGCCCGATGGCACGCCGCCCAACAACTGGCTTTCGGTGTTTGGCGGCTCCGCCTGGGCCTGGGATGCGCGGCGCGAGCAGTATTATCTGCATAACTTCCTGACCTCGCAGCCCGACCTGAACCTGCATCACATGCCGGTGCAGGATGCGCTGCTCGACGTGGCACGGTTCTGGCTGGCGCGGGGCGTGGACGGGTTCCGGCTGGACACGATCAACTTCTACTTCGCCGACAAGTACCTGCGCGACAACCCTTCGCTGCCCGAGCCGCTGCGCAACGATTCCATCGCGCCGAAGGTGAACCCCTACAACCACCAGATCCACCTGTTCTCCAAGAACCAGCCCGAGAACCTGGAGTTCCTGAAGCGGTTCCGCGCGGTCTTGAACCCGACCAATGCCGCCGCCGTGGGCGAGGTGGGCGATGCGCAGCGCGGGTTGGAGATCATGGCCGAGTATACGAGCGGCGGCGACAAGGTGCAGATGTGCTATCCGTTCGAGCTGTTGCAGCCCAAGCGCGCGACGGCCGAGGTGGTGGGCGAGACCTTCGCGCGTCTGGCGAAGACCGCTCCGGATGCCTGGCCCTGCTGGTCCTATTCCAACCACGACACGGTGCGACACGTCACGCGGTGGGGTCTTTCTGACGCAGGGGCAAGGGCTTACACCACGTTGCTCATGTGCCTGCGCGGGTCGGTCTGCCTGTACCAGGGCGAAGAACTGGGCCTGCCCGAGGCAGAGCTGGCCTATGAGGATCTGCAGGATCCCTATGGCATTGAGTTCTGGCCCGAGTTCAAGGGCCGCGACGGGGCGCGTACGCCGATGCCCTGGGCGGGCGACAATGCGCTGGCCGGGTTCTCGGCGGGCGAGAAGGCCTGGCTGCCGGTGACGGCGCCGCACCGGGCGCTGTCGGTGGCGGCCGAGGCGGGCGATCCGGGCTCGATGCTGGCGCACTACCGCCGCGCGCTGGCCTTTCGGCGCGCCCATCCGGCCTTGCGCGACGGTGCGCAGGAGGCGATGGCCGTCTCGGGCGATGTCGTCAGCTTCCGGCGGGCCAGGGGCGACGAAGAGCTGTTCTGCGCCTTCAACCTGGGCGATGGCCCGGCCGAGGTGGCGCTTCCTGCCGGGGACTGGCGGGTGGTGGGGACAGAGCTTGGATCGGCAACGCCCGAAGGGGGGCGCGCTCGGCTGGCGGGCTGGGGCTGTTGCCTGGCGCGGCGGGTCTGA
- a CDS encoding substrate-binding domain-containing protein, with the protein MNLKELATKLGLSPTTVSRALNGYPEVNETTREKVLAAARRYNYQPNTRAIRLATGRALAVGHVIPVATRHEIVNPIFADFIAGAGEVYSRNGYDMVLSVVPDDQEEQTYRALKTRGTVDGVIVHAPRLNDPRIPLLNDIGLPFVVHGRATGTTLPYSWVDVNNRRAFQRAAEFLLDLGHSRIGLVNGLEFMDFAIRRRTGYLDALSARGIAPDPQLMFQDQMTELAGFSAARAMLALAVPPTGFLVASMISGMGVRRAVESLGLVVGRDVSIIIHDDELSYLPNGGEVPLFTATRSSVREAGRLSAEMLLSLIARQGSGPQEHLLEAELIIGQSTGPAPRKD; encoded by the coding sequence ATGAACCTGAAGGAACTCGCGACCAAGCTCGGGCTATCGCCCACGACCGTCAGCCGCGCGCTGAACGGTTATCCCGAGGTCAACGAGACGACGCGCGAGAAGGTTCTCGCCGCGGCGCGGCGCTATAACTATCAGCCCAACACCCGCGCCATTCGCCTGGCCACCGGCCGCGCGCTTGCCGTGGGCCATGTGATTCCCGTCGCCACCCGGCACGAGATCGTCAACCCGATCTTTGCCGATTTCATTGCAGGTGCGGGAGAGGTCTATTCGCGCAACGGCTATGACATGGTGCTGTCGGTCGTGCCCGACGACCAGGAGGAACAGACCTACCGCGCGCTCAAGACGCGGGGCACGGTGGATGGCGTGATCGTCCACGCCCCGCGCCTGAACGACCCGCGCATTCCGCTGCTGAACGACATCGGCCTGCCCTTCGTCGTGCATGGCCGCGCCACCGGCACGACGCTGCCCTATTCCTGGGTAGACGTGAACAACCGCCGCGCCTTCCAGCGCGCGGCCGAATTCCTCCTGGACCTTGGTCACAGCCGCATTGGCCTCGTGAACGGGCTAGAGTTCATGGATTTCGCCATTCGCCGCCGCACCGGCTATCTCGATGCGCTCTCGGCGCGCGGCATCGCGCCCGATCCGCAGTTGATGTTCCAGGACCAGATGACGGAACTCGCGGGTTTCTCGGCTGCACGGGCCATGCTGGCCTTGGCCGTGCCGCCGACCGGCTTCCTCGTCGCCTCGATGATCTCGGGCATGGGCGTGCGCCGCGCGGTCGAATCCCTCGGCCTCGTGGTCGGCCGCGATGTATCGATCATCATCCACGACGACGAACTCAGCTACCTGCCCAACGGCGGCGAGGTGCCCCTCTTCACCGCGACGCGCTCTTCGGTGCGCGAGGCGGGCCGCCTGTCGGCCGAAATGCTCCTGTCGCTCATCGCGCGCCAAGGGTCCGGCCCGCAGGAACACCTGCTTGAAGCCGAACTCATCATCGGCCAGTCCACCGGACCGGCCCCCCGCAAGGACTGA